In Glandiceps talaboti chromosome 16, keGlaTala1.1, whole genome shotgun sequence, a single window of DNA contains:
- the LOC144447159 gene encoding uncharacterized protein LOC144447159 — MEKVIVKQEDSKKDYLLCSHQENDNVVESPFLVKDEEQRQDRQNVSVKEEDTKNQDHDSEELNINIKHVSTNVFHHSDKAFQVKVESKPSIAENIFSNNTTKEKMQIKTEDGVIPDYHNIDNEESYWKVISVDSQKDRLHYPVQTVNSNVTKEQATMEDPDYNKATKELISVEDPNYNKITKQLTTVIDPVYNKGTKALTAVEDPDYNKVTKQQTIDEHPDYQQEIKQLTTVEDPDCNKTDKQPTTVEIPADIMSTEDHGSFTGACDSPFPIGIQQVCFPHSLALNDNHELDAQIYNCESAETMKELISNEIQFTCKKCGKGFREKANLNRHMMKHTNERSFVCKECGKSFTQSSSLKVHMRIHTNERPFECKECGKGFNSSYNLNVHMRIHTNERPFVCKECGKGFTQSSNLKEHMRIHTNERSFECKECGKGFNSIGTLNAHMRIHTNERPFVCNKCGKGFTQSISLKVHMMRHTNERPFVCKECGKGFTQSSGLKVHMRIHTNERPFVCKECGKGFTQSNNLKEHTRIHTNERSFVCKECGKGFNSIGTLNVHMRIHTNERPFVCRECGKGFTHSISLNVHARIHTNERPFVCKECGKGFNSIGTLNGHMRIHTNERSFVCKECGKGFNFSSVLNRHTRIHTKEGLFVCKECGKGFTQSSSLKEHLRIHTNERSFVCKECGKGFNSNGHLNVHMRMHSNRRPFVCKECGKGFNQKCNLKVHMRTHVHVNE, encoded by the coding sequence ATGGAGAAGGTTATAGTCAAGCAAGAAGATTCTAAGAAAGACTATCTGCTTTGTAGtcatcaagaaaatgacaatgtTGTAGAGTCACCTTTCTTGGTGAAAGATGAAGAACagagacaagacagacagaatgTATCAGTAAAGGAAGAAGATACGAAAAACCAGGATCATGATAGTGAAGAATTAAAcataaatatcaaacatgtttcaacaaatgtatttcaTCATTCTGATAAAGCTTTCCAAGTTAAGGTTGAAAGCAAACCAAGTATTGCAGAAAATATCTTTTCAAATAACACAACAAAGGAGAAGATGCAAATAAAGACGGAAGATGGTGTGATACCAGATTACCACAACATTGACAATGAAGAGAGTTATTGGAAAGTAATAAGTGTAGACTCTCAAAAAGATAGACTTCATTACCCTGTCCAAACTGTGAATAGTAATGTGACTAAAGAACAAGCCACAAtggaagacccagactataacaaggcaactaaaGAACTAATCTCAGTGGAAGACCCAAACTACAATAAGataactaaacaactaaccacagtgaTAGACCCAGTCTATAACAAGGGAACTAAAGCTCTAACCGcagtggaagacccagactaCAACAAGGTAACTAAACAACAAACCATAGATGAACACCCAGACTATCAGCAGGAAATTAAACAACTGACCACTGTGGAAGACCCAGACTGTAACAAGACAGATAAACAGCCAACCACAGTGGAAATCCCAGCTGATATTATGTCAACAGAAGATCATGGAAGTTTTACTGGTGCTTGTGACAGTCCTTTTCCTATAGGGATACAACAAGTGTGTTTTCCTCATTCTTTGGCTCTGAATGATAACCATGAATTGGATGCTCAAATCTACAACTGTGAAAGTGCAGAAACTATGAAAGAATTGATTTCTAATGAAATACAGTTTACTTGTAAAAAGTGTGGGAAGGGTTTTCGTGAAAAGGCCAACTTAAATAGACACATGATgaaacacacaaatgaaagatcatttgtttgtaaagagtgtggtaaaagcTTTACTCAAAGTAGTAGTCTGAAGGTACACATgaggatacacacaaatgaaagaccatttgaatgtaaagaatgtggtaaagggtttaattcCAGTTATAATCTAAATGTACACATgaggatacacacaaatgaaagaccgtttgtatgtaaagagtgtggtaaagggtttactcaAAGTAGTAATCTGAAGGAACACATgaggatacacacaaatgaaagatcatttgaatgtaaagagtgtggtaaagggtttaattcCATTGGCACTCTAAATGCACACATgaggatacacacaaatgaaagaccatttgtatgtaacaagtgtggtaaagggtttacacAGAGTATTAGTCTGAAGGTACACATGATGAGACATACAAacgaaagaccatttgtatgtaaagagtgtggtaaaggatttactCAAAGTAGTGGTCTGAAGGTACACATgaggatacacacaaatgaaagaccatttgtttgtaaagagtgtggtaaagggtttactcaAAGTAATAATCTGAAGGAACACACgaggatacacacaaatgaacgatcatttgtatgtaaagagtgtggtaaagggtttaattcCATTGGCACTCTAAATGTACACATgaggatacacacaaatgagagaccatttgtatgtagagagtgtggtaaagggtttactcaCAGTATTAGTCTGAATGTACACGCgaggatacacacaaatgaaagaccatttgtatgtaaagagtgtggtaaagggtttaattcCATTGGCACTCTAAATGGGCACATGAGGATTCACACAAATGAGAggtcatttgtatgtaaagagtgtggtaaagggtttaatttCAGCAGCGTCCTAAATAGACACACGAGGATACATACAAAGGAAGGcctatttgtatgtaaagagtgtggtaaaggctTTACTCAAAGTAGTAGTCTGAAGGAACACTTgaggatacacacaaatgaaagatcatttgtatgtaaagagtgtggtaaagggtttaattcCAATGGCCATCTCAATGTTCACATGAGGATGCATTCAAATcgaagaccatttgtatgtaaagagtgtggtaaaggttttAATCAAAAGTGTAATCTAAAAGTGCACATGaggacacatgtacatgtaaatgaataa